The Trinickia acidisoli genome includes a window with the following:
- a CDS encoding phosphoribosyltransferase family protein yields MHKPILALTYDQIDQWIASLQPDLAGEGLACAVGILRGGAPLALMVSHAVGVPAAFLRYERATRTVAWDSSIAMPLAGSKVLLCEDIAGAGNTLDDCMAFLRAHGLEVITLAAGFDDLSRIRPDYGIDARGYFVLFPWERHAYTDPYREAWQRTRAGTRGAIGEDHEFAVYAVDLDGILLPDVAPEHYEADLAAALAERDALLPFDRLPGIDFACAKAIVTGRPEIDRARTQAWLTRHGFDRPRLVMRDPARHGDRPHEVAAHKAQAAVELSCTHFVESDPVQAIHIAQFAPLLRVVWWNAADGTGKLVSAHRWEPASAERTPARQRELPAA; encoded by the coding sequence ATGCACAAACCCATACTTGCGCTGACCTACGATCAGATCGATCAATGGATCGCCTCGCTGCAGCCCGATCTGGCCGGTGAGGGATTGGCGTGCGCCGTCGGCATTTTGCGTGGTGGCGCGCCGCTTGCACTCATGGTGTCGCACGCGGTCGGCGTGCCCGCGGCGTTTTTACGCTACGAGCGCGCGACGCGCACGGTGGCATGGGATTCCTCGATTGCCATGCCGCTCGCGGGCAGCAAAGTGCTGCTTTGCGAAGATATCGCCGGCGCCGGCAACACGCTCGACGATTGCATGGCCTTTCTGCGCGCTCACGGGCTCGAGGTGATCACGCTCGCGGCGGGATTCGACGATCTGAGTCGGATTCGGCCCGATTACGGCATCGACGCCCGCGGTTATTTCGTTTTGTTCCCGTGGGAGCGCCACGCCTACACCGATCCTTATCGCGAGGCATGGCAGCGAACGCGGGCGGGTACACGGGGCGCGATCGGCGAAGATCACGAATTCGCGGTCTACGCCGTCGATCTCGACGGCATTCTGTTACCGGACGTTGCGCCGGAGCACTATGAAGCCGATCTGGCCGCTGCCCTCGCCGAGCGCGATGCGCTCCTGCCGTTCGACCGCTTGCCCGGCATCGACTTCGCGTGCGCCAAGGCGATCGTCACGGGGCGCCCCGAGATCGATCGCGCGCGCACGCAGGCCTGGCTGACCCGGCACGGGTTCGACCGGCCGCGGCTCGTCATGCGCGATCCCGCGCGCCACGGCGATCGGCCGCACGAGGTGGCGGCGCATAAGGCGCAGGCGGCCGTCGAGCTATCGTGCACGCATTTCGTCGAAAGCGATCCGGTGCAGGCCATTCATATCGCGCAATTCGCGCCGCTTTTGCGCGTCGTTTGGTGGAATGCGGCTGACGGCACCGGCAAGCTCGTTTCGGCACATCGATGGGAGCCGGCGAGCGCCGAGCGCACGCCGGCTCGACAACGCGAGTTGCCGGCCGCCTGA